In the Alkaliphilus oremlandii OhILAs genome, one interval contains:
- a CDS encoding cyclodeaminase/cyclohydrolase family protein translates to MLLIDKPVKEFLDVLESKEPTPGGGSVAALSGSLGAALTAMVGNLTVGRKAFEALDEPTKEHFKKNFNAVIELKRRLNVLVDKDVEAFDLFMAALKMPKETEEEKAIRSKAMEEATIEALEVPLTTANECLNILKLQKVFAENGNVNAITDVGVGALMAYAGVEGALFNVIINLKSLSDNAYIEKKKAECEGILAEAKALKEEVLSITYAKLA, encoded by the coding sequence ATGTTATTAATTGATAAACCGGTAAAAGAATTTTTAGATGTATTAGAGAGCAAAGAGCCTACGCCGGGCGGTGGCAGTGTAGCTGCACTTTCTGGAAGTCTTGGTGCTGCCCTTACAGCTATGGTTGGTAATTTAACCGTGGGCAGAAAGGCTTTTGAAGCATTAGATGAGCCAACAAAGGAGCATTTTAAGAAAAACTTTAATGCGGTTATTGAATTAAAGCGTAGATTAAACGTACTTGTAGATAAAGATGTGGAAGCCTTCGATCTGTTTATGGCAGCCTTAAAAATGCCAAAGGAAACCGAGGAAGAAAAAGCCATAAGAAGTAAGGCTATGGAGGAGGCGACCATAGAAGCTTTAGAAGTACCACTGACCACAGCAAATGAATGTTTAAATATATTGAAGCTACAGAAAGTGTTTGCAGAAAACGGCAACGTCAATGCGATTACAGACGTCGGGGTAGGTGCCTTAATGGCCTATGCCGGTGTGGAAGGCGCACTATTCAACGTTATCATTAATCTAAAAAGCTTAAGCGACAATGCTTACATAGAGAAGAAAAAGGCAGAGTGTGAAGGCATTTTAGCGGAAGCGAAGGCACTCAAAGAAGAGGTTCTATCCATCACTTATGCAAAACTAGCTTAG
- a CDS encoding PucR family transcriptional regulator translates to MSRQNGITVEDILKMECMEKCRLIAGFNGIYNTVSKVNIMADSEILDWINEGEFLLTTAYSFKLGGLEDQKSFIKECSSKGLAGLGIKVYPYLEMLPQEIIDLANRLNFPIIDLYYGTPFADIMTSVFKEIFNKQTSLLQRLEKVHEQLMNVVLEGGSIEDIGRVTRENLRNPLIIKIGYPEQWFLQLGTVDAEMGGHLLEDAKRFYDPNSNKSMEYKLNEGIEIIRGVPIRRMVMPIILKDSIYGHIFSWAANTPLGGFDLSVLENASTIISLDILKQLSVRDVENRYRWEFLEDLLSMEERRKEKAEEKAHLFQLDVNDHFVLILIHIEEQEKAIRKDFVHGQTSLYSSLEGLIESHNLKGFIASKTDSLYVLLSFSQKNKGNVALKAFSKDLEEFFIYHFKEVNYRLGVGREYKGLRQVHKSYEDSVKAIQVGTLLKERKIIFFEDLGVYKILCQDHLTEELERFYNKTIEPLVKYDEKKSTELIKTLEYYFEYHGNLKKISEALFTHYNTTLYRIERIKQITGLNIECSNDRLNLEIGLKIKNILNR, encoded by the coding sequence GTGAGCAGACAGAATGGAATTACAGTGGAAGATATTTTAAAGATGGAATGTATGGAAAAGTGTAGATTGATTGCAGGGTTCAATGGCATCTATAATACGGTTTCTAAGGTAAACATTATGGCGGATTCAGAGATTTTAGATTGGATCAATGAAGGAGAGTTTCTATTGACCACGGCATATTCATTTAAGCTGGGAGGTTTAGAGGATCAAAAATCCTTTATCAAAGAATGTTCCAGCAAAGGGCTGGCTGGTTTAGGGATCAAAGTATATCCTTATTTAGAAATGCTTCCACAAGAAATTATAGACTTAGCAAACCGGCTGAATTTTCCGATCATCGATTTATATTATGGAACGCCATTTGCTGATATCATGACCTCTGTCTTTAAAGAAATTTTTAATAAGCAAACCTCACTTCTTCAACGATTAGAAAAGGTACACGAGCAGTTGATGAATGTAGTATTGGAAGGTGGCAGTATTGAAGATATCGGCAGAGTAACCCGTGAGAACTTAAGAAACCCATTAATAATTAAAATCGGATATCCGGAGCAATGGTTTCTACAGCTCGGTACGGTGGATGCTGAAATGGGCGGACACCTATTGGAGGATGCCAAGAGGTTCTACGATCCCAATTCCAATAAGAGCATGGAATATAAATTAAATGAAGGGATCGAAATCATCCGAGGGGTTCCCATACGAAGAATGGTCATGCCCATTATATTAAAGGACAGCATATACGGACATATTTTCTCTTGGGCTGCCAACACACCTTTAGGGGGATTCGATTTGTCCGTACTGGAAAACGCTTCGACCATCATCTCCTTAGATATCTTAAAGCAGCTTTCTGTAAGGGATGTGGAGAATCGATACCGATGGGAATTCCTAGAGGACCTGCTTTCTATGGAGGAAAGAAGGAAGGAGAAGGCAGAGGAAAAAGCCCATTTATTTCAGTTGGATGTCAACGATCATTTTGTCCTAATTCTAATTCATATAGAAGAGCAAGAGAAGGCGATACGAAAGGACTTTGTTCACGGCCAAACCAGCTTGTACAGTTCTTTGGAAGGATTGATAGAGAGCCACAATCTAAAAGGCTTTATCGCTAGTAAAACTGATAGTCTCTATGTCCTTTTATCCTTCTCACAAAAAAATAAAGGAAACGTTGCTCTTAAGGCCTTCAGTAAGGATCTGGAAGAATTCTTTATATATCATTTCAAAGAAGTAAATTATAGGCTTGGGGTCGGTAGGGAATATAAAGGGCTGAGGCAGGTACATAAAAGCTATGAAGATTCGGTGAAAGCAATCCAGGTGGGTACCCTATTAAAGGAAAGAAAAATCATCTTTTTTGAGGACCTGGGAGTGTATAAGATTCTGTGTCAGGATCATCTAACAGAAGAGCTGGAACGGTTCTATAACAAAACCATAGAGCCTTTAGTGAAATACGATGAGAAAAAGTCAACGGAATTAATCAAAACCCTAGAATATTACTTTGAATACCATGGAAACCTGAAGAAAATATCAGAAGCTCTCTTTACGCACTATAATACTACTTTATATCGCATCGAAAGAATCAAGCAGATTACGGGACTCAATATAGAGTGTTCCAACGATCGACTCAATCTAGAAATCGGGCTGAAAATAAAAAATATATTGAATCGATAA
- a CDS encoding peroxiredoxin translates to MAERMVGLKAPYFEMNTANGDGKDFGKISLEDYKGKWLVMFFYPLDFTFVCPTEITAISKRVAEFNKLNAEILGVSTDSEHSHKAWINAAQDKGGLGQITFPLASDRTQSVARDYGILIEEEGIALRGLFIIDPEGVLRYSVVHDLNVGRSVDETLRVLQGLQSGGLCPIDWHPGDNTL, encoded by the coding sequence ATGGCAGAAAGAATGGTAGGGCTTAAAGCCCCTTATTTTGAAATGAATACAGCAAATGGAGATGGAAAAGACTTTGGAAAGATTTCCTTAGAGGACTATAAAGGAAAATGGCTCGTTATGTTCTTCTATCCATTGGATTTTACTTTTGTTTGTCCTACTGAAATTACAGCCATTAGTAAAAGAGTGGCTGAATTCAACAAGCTGAATGCGGAGATTCTTGGTGTCAGTACAGATAGTGAGCATTCCCACAAGGCTTGGATCAATGCTGCTCAAGATAAAGGCGGCCTTGGACAAATCACCTTCCCTCTAGCTTCTGACAGAACCCAATCTGTAGCAAGAGATTATGGTATCCTCATTGAAGAAGAGGGTATTGCACTAAGAGGTTTATTTATCATTGACCCAGAAGGAGTTCTCAGATACTCTGTAGTTCACGATTTAAACGTTGGTAGAAGTGTTGATGAAACCCTAAGAGTACTTCAAGGACTACAATCCGGTGGGTTATGCCCAATCGATTGGCACCCAGGGGACAACACCCTATAA
- a CDS encoding carboxylate--amine ligase codes for MKNKAVILGSNYYIGLSTIRCLGIHNIYTVAVDYSDQDRYGSDSKYCSERLISPHYRNEKEAFIEFLKDYARKEIVPPVLIPCHDSYVEVIDEYLDELREFYLIPQTEQGLYTKAMNKETLERMAKEQGVLVPETIRVNEDNFFEKVDSIIKYPCIVKPTDSPSFVAKFRKKIFKVHNRAELEDALEKAQNAGLEVIVQRIIPGFDDHMYTFDAYLNQDAKVTHWTTCQKFRQYPINFGASVYTGQRHVPELYEIGAPFLEAIGYKGFGEIEFKKDAETGEYYLIEINVRITNLNNLLYKVGMNIPYITYRELTGEPLAPKAITENTNRVFWYAYEDLLAIKGYIQTGQLSLGEVMKSFFKPKAYAIWSLDDPKPFFSYCKMMVGKIFKR; via the coding sequence GTGAAAAATAAAGCAGTAATTTTAGGCTCCAATTACTACATCGGCCTAAGTACCATTCGTTGTTTAGGTATTCATAATATATACACTGTAGCTGTGGATTATTCCGATCAGGACCGATATGGGTCCGATTCAAAGTATTGTTCAGAACGATTGATCTCTCCTCATTATAGAAATGAAAAAGAAGCTTTTATTGAATTTTTAAAGGATTATGCGCGCAAGGAAATTGTGCCACCCGTGCTAATTCCGTGCCACGACTCCTATGTGGAGGTCATCGACGAATATTTGGACGAGCTGAGAGAATTCTATCTCATCCCTCAGACAGAGCAAGGATTATATACGAAGGCCATGAACAAGGAAACCTTAGAGAGAATGGCAAAGGAACAAGGTGTTCTTGTGCCGGAAACAATTCGAGTAAATGAGGATAATTTTTTTGAAAAGGTAGATTCTATTATTAAATACCCTTGTATCGTTAAGCCGACGGATTCTCCTTCCTTTGTGGCCAAGTTTAGGAAAAAAATATTTAAGGTTCATAATCGAGCTGAGCTGGAAGACGCCTTAGAGAAAGCTCAAAATGCAGGTCTAGAGGTGATCGTACAACGAATTATTCCTGGCTTTGATGATCATATGTACACCTTTGATGCTTATTTGAACCAAGATGCAAAGGTGACCCATTGGACAACCTGTCAAAAGTTCCGCCAGTATCCTATTAACTTTGGCGCATCGGTCTATACGGGACAACGACACGTACCAGAGCTATACGAAATTGGAGCTCCATTTTTGGAGGCTATCGGGTACAAGGGTTTTGGGGAAATTGAGTTTAAAAAGGATGCAGAAACAGGAGAATACTATTTAATCGAAATCAATGTAAGAATAACAAATTTAAATAATTTACTATATAAGGTTGGAATGAATATTCCGTATATCACTTATAGAGAGCTGACAGGGGAACCTTTAGCGCCGAAAGCCATTACAGAAAACACCAATCGTGTATTCTGGTACGCCTACGAGGACCTGCTGGCCATTAAGGGATATATTCAAACGGGACAGCTTTCTTTAGGAGAAGTGATGAAATCCTTCTTTAAGCCAAAAGCCTATGCCATATGGAGTCTAGACGATCCAAAGCCATTCTTTAGTTATTGCAAAATGATGGTGGGCAAAATATTTAAAAGATAG
- a CDS encoding Mur ligase family protein has translation MMKLKELLSSIEIKNMDDERDLEIYGISYHSGKVEKGHLFVCVRGYKTDGHQYLGKAAQNGAVAAIVEELQEDVDIPQYVVSNSRIALAKLGARFYGDPSQKMKLIGITATNGKTTTSFMVNAILEKSGRKTGLIGTVVIKIDEESTPAELTTPESLDLQHYLSQMVDKGVSHVTMEVSSAALETHRVESVAYDIVTLNNISREHIDSHGSFEKYFEAKSSLIRNASENSIAVLNLDCPYSASLVDQTKAEVITFGVNSKEGHIACKDLDLTTGRAKFTLEILKPFTANGQQYEPSEFEVQLLVPGLHSVYNSMVAITVSLLCGVSTATIQETLKTFAGVERRFQFIFEEDIKIIDDHFANSGNIDVTLGTLKYMDYEKLHLVYAIRGERGPTVNRENAEAIARWAPKLGITEIIATKSVSHVTHKDRVTEAELTVFQEVMRDAGIKVDLFDELPDSICYAIGKANEGDLILLGGCQGMDFGAEIALKHLASRKATNKGKSII, from the coding sequence ATGATGAAATTAAAAGAACTGCTCAGTTCCATAGAAATAAAAAATATGGATGATGAAAGAGACCTAGAGATCTACGGTATCTCCTACCATTCCGGAAAGGTGGAGAAGGGACATCTCTTTGTTTGTGTGAGAGGTTACAAAACCGATGGCCATCAATATTTAGGGAAGGCTGCCCAAAACGGTGCAGTGGCTGCCATTGTAGAAGAGCTTCAAGAAGATGTGGATATTCCTCAATACGTTGTCTCAAATAGCAGAATCGCCTTAGCAAAACTGGGTGCACGGTTCTATGGCGATCCCTCTCAGAAGATGAAACTGATCGGCATTACGGCTACCAACGGTAAAACTACAACATCCTTTATGGTCAATGCAATCTTAGAAAAATCTGGACGAAAGACAGGTCTAATCGGCACCGTGGTCATAAAAATAGATGAGGAATCTACACCAGCGGAGCTGACAACGCCAGAATCTTTAGATTTACAGCATTATTTAAGTCAGATGGTGGACAAGGGCGTTTCCCATGTCACCATGGAGGTATCCTCTGCTGCCTTAGAAACCCACCGTGTAGAAAGCGTAGCATACGATATTGTAACATTGAACAATATTAGTCGGGAACACATTGATTCTCATGGCTCCTTCGAGAAGTATTTTGAAGCGAAATCCAGTTTGATAAGAAATGCCAGTGAAAACAGCATCGCTGTTCTAAATCTGGACTGTCCATATTCAGCATCTCTAGTAGATCAAACCAAGGCAGAGGTCATCACCTTTGGCGTCAACAGCAAAGAGGGGCACATTGCTTGTAAGGACTTAGATCTCACCACTGGACGAGCTAAATTTACGCTAGAAATCTTAAAACCATTTACTGCAAATGGTCAGCAATATGAACCTAGCGAATTTGAAGTGCAGCTATTGGTTCCTGGGCTACACTCCGTATATAATTCCATGGTAGCTATTACCGTATCGCTTTTATGTGGTGTATCCACTGCCACCATACAGGAAACGCTGAAGACCTTTGCTGGTGTAGAAAGACGATTCCAGTTCATCTTTGAGGAGGATATCAAGATCATCGATGATCACTTTGCAAACTCCGGAAATATTGACGTTACACTGGGCACATTGAAATATATGGATTATGAGAAGCTTCATTTAGTCTATGCAATCAGAGGAGAGCGAGGGCCTACTGTCAACCGTGAGAATGCTGAAGCCATTGCAAGATGGGCGCCTAAATTGGGAATTACAGAGATTATTGCAACCAAAAGTGTTTCCCATGTGACCCATAAGGATCGAGTGACGGAGGCGGAGCTGACTGTATTCCAAGAGGTCATGAGGGATGCTGGGATTAAGGTGGATTTATTTGATGAACTACCGGATTCTATATGCTATGCCATAGGAAAAGCCAATGAAGGCGATTTAATCTTATTGGGTGGTTGCCAAGGTATGGACTTCGGTGCGGAAATTGCATTAAAGCACCTTGCATCAAGAAAAGCTACAAATAAAGGAAAAAGCATCATATAA